The following proteins are co-located in the Salinirubrum litoreum genome:
- a CDS encoding DNA-binding protein — MSSTKSGKKAVSTREKTTDDAWEFERVSVEFRASVSQEIQAKIDYSDERELADGRLFGQTQEAFERMCGREAEVERTRARTDRSQEPGREGAARYVTEVANEKRREAFAARRASVDPWADPEIVDPRETLEREELAGVNREAARLHRRYDDVSRAAIGRELGERVAEGQSLLSAVVAVAERLRERPGRVVPVGELDVVDAGEVCVEGVIERLWSPSHPSIQWVGLLEDKTGRVKVTSWKRSNQPTVREGERVRIRAAAKNWYEGSVSLAVTGWSGVTFPGRGRYWE, encoded by the coding sequence ATGAGTAGTACGAAGAGCGGCAAGAAAGCAGTATCGACGAGAGAGAAGACGACCGACGATGCGTGGGAGTTCGAGCGTGTCTCGGTGGAGTTCCGGGCGAGCGTGTCTCAAGAGATCCAGGCGAAGATCGATTATTCGGACGAGCGGGAGCTGGCCGATGGACGGCTGTTCGGACAGACGCAGGAGGCGTTCGAGCGGATGTGCGGTCGGGAGGCGGAAGTCGAGCGGACGCGGGCACGGACGGATCGGAGCCAGGAACCGGGTCGGGAAGGTGCGGCGCGGTACGTGACTGAAGTAGCGAACGAAAAGCGGCGCGAGGCATTTGCAGCGCGGAGAGCGAGTGTCGACCCGTGGGCAGATCCGGAGATCGTCGATCCACGAGAGACGTTGGAGCGCGAGGAGTTAGCGGGTGTGAACAGAGAGGCGGCGCGGTTGCACAGGCGGTACGACGACGTGAGTCGGGCAGCCATCGGACGGGAACTGGGCGAGCGCGTTGCAGAGGGGCAGAGTCTTCTGAGCGCGGTCGTGGCGGTTGCAGAGCGGCTTCGCGAGCGGCCCGGACGAGTGGTACCTGTCGGGGAACTCGACGTGGTGGACGCAGGGGAGGTCTGTGTGGAAGGCGTGATCGAACGGCTGTGGTCGCCATCACACCCCTCGATTCAGTGGGTCGGACTGTTAGAAGACAAGACGGGACGGGTGAAAGTCACCTCGTGGAAACGGTCGAACCAACCCACTGTGCGAGAAGGAGAGCGCGTGCGGATTCGGGCGGCCGCGAAGAACTGGTACGAAGGAAGTGTGTCGCTCGCGGTGACTGGCTGGTCGGGTGTCACCTTCCCCGGACGGGGACGCTACTGGGAATAG